A stretch of the Mycobacteroides immunogenum genome encodes the following:
- a CDS encoding aminoglycoside 3'-phosphotransferase, whose translation MTIPTEPVTIPGVVARLASGRSILPVWDNEIGGHTFQIGTGPDREFVKVSPPHPAVNLRTEAEKLTWAGRYTPVPTVLGVDTEGPLHWLHTAGIAGDSAVAPRWVGDPEPAVRGIGSGLRALHDALPVDDCPYSWSVAQRVARIPNPGGLSQHPAIDRLVVCHGDACAPNTLLDDAGNWCGHVDFGELGVADRWADLAVASWSLEWNYGKGWDATFFAAYGVAEDSVRMAYYRRLWDSED comes from the coding sequence GTGACGATTCCGACCGAGCCGGTGACCATTCCCGGTGTTGTCGCGCGGCTGGCATCGGGACGTTCAATACTCCCGGTGTGGGACAACGAGATTGGTGGCCATACCTTTCAGATCGGCACCGGACCAGACCGGGAGTTCGTCAAAGTGTCGCCGCCGCACCCGGCCGTCAACCTGCGCACCGAAGCCGAGAAGCTCACCTGGGCGGGCCGCTACACCCCGGTCCCTACCGTTCTCGGGGTAGACACCGAAGGCCCGCTGCATTGGCTGCACACCGCCGGCATCGCCGGTGACAGCGCGGTGGCTCCGCGCTGGGTCGGGGACCCCGAGCCCGCGGTGCGCGGCATCGGGTCCGGGCTCCGCGCGCTTCATGACGCGCTTCCCGTCGACGACTGCCCGTACAGCTGGTCGGTGGCCCAGCGCGTGGCCCGCATACCCAACCCCGGCGGGCTGTCACAGCACCCCGCGATAGATCGCCTGGTGGTGTGCCATGGTGACGCCTGCGCACCCAACACCTTGCTCGATGACGCCGGAAACTGGTGCGGTCATGTCGATTTCGGCGAGCTTGGGGTCGCGGACCGGTGGGCCGATCTTGCCGTGGCCAGCTGGTCGCTGGAGTGGAACTACGGCAAGGGCTGGGACGCCACCTTCTTTGCCGCGTACGGCGTGGCCGAGGATTCCGTACGCATGGCCTACTACCGGCGTTTGTGGGACTCCGAAGACTGA
- a CDS encoding SDR family NAD(P)-dependent oxidoreductase, translated as MNLTDFQALYDLSGRTAIVTGGTRGIGYAIAEALGACGASVVVSSRKPDACTAAAKELNDKGYRALGVPAHMGDLGDIDALVAATVDEYGGVDIVVNAAANPVAQPMGGYTAEALGKSFDVNVRGPVFLVQAALPHLTASEHASVLNVVSVAAFQYVPMLSMYAAMKATLMSFTRSMAAEYTGRGIRVNALAPGTVDTYMLQQNPQEVIDAMAAQSFMGRVAHTDEMIGPALLLLSDAGSFITGQVIVADGGGGVQR; from the coding sequence GTGAACCTCACTGACTTTCAAGCGCTCTATGACCTGTCGGGGCGCACGGCCATTGTCACTGGCGGCACCCGGGGAATCGGATACGCGATCGCCGAGGCGCTCGGGGCCTGTGGTGCGTCGGTGGTGGTGTCGAGCCGCAAACCCGACGCCTGTACCGCCGCGGCGAAGGAGCTGAACGACAAGGGGTATCGGGCACTGGGCGTGCCTGCCCACATGGGCGACCTGGGTGATATCGACGCCCTGGTCGCCGCCACTGTCGATGAGTACGGCGGCGTCGACATCGTGGTCAACGCGGCCGCCAACCCGGTGGCACAGCCCATGGGCGGCTACACCGCCGAGGCGCTGGGCAAGTCGTTCGATGTCAACGTGCGTGGGCCGGTGTTCCTGGTCCAGGCCGCGTTGCCGCATCTGACCGCCAGTGAGCATGCGTCGGTGCTCAATGTGGTGTCGGTGGCCGCGTTCCAGTACGTGCCCATGCTCTCGATGTACGCGGCGATGAAGGCCACGCTCATGTCGTTCACCCGGTCGATGGCCGCCGAGTACACCGGCCGCGGCATCCGGGTGAACGCACTGGCCCCCGGCACCGTCGACACCTACATGCTGCAGCAGAACCCGCAGGAAGTCATCGACGCGATGGCGGCGCAGTCCTTCATGGGCCGGGTGGCGCACACCGACGAGATGATCGGCCCCGCGCTGCTGCTGCTGTCGGACGCGGGTTCGTTCATCACCGGGCAGGTGATCGTCGCCGATGGCGGCGGAGGAGTGCAGCGCTAG
- a CDS encoding lysophospholipid acyltransferase family protein — protein MEPVYGTVIGLARTVWAIQGLKFTVTGVENLPTEGGAVVAINHTGYMDFTFAGLPAFLQKKGRKVRFMAKKETFDNKITGPIMRGCRHISVDRVDGAASYTEAVEKLKAGELVGVYPEATISRSFEIKEFKSGAARMAIEAGVPIVPHVIWGAQRIWTKGHPKHLGRTNTPISIAVGAPIAPTLPVSELTALLHARMQHLLLEVQDDYGQHPAGEYWVPHRLGGSAPTLAEAAQWDAQDAAERKAQRAAREAEKQAQKDGAQKDS, from the coding sequence GTGGAGCCTGTCTATGGAACCGTGATCGGGCTTGCCCGCACCGTATGGGCTATTCAAGGCCTGAAGTTCACCGTCACCGGTGTCGAGAACCTGCCGACCGAAGGCGGGGCGGTAGTGGCCATCAACCACACCGGGTACATGGACTTCACTTTCGCCGGGTTGCCGGCGTTCCTTCAGAAAAAGGGGCGCAAGGTGCGGTTCATGGCGAAGAAGGAAACCTTCGACAACAAGATCACCGGGCCCATCATGCGGGGCTGCCGACACATCTCGGTGGACCGCGTCGACGGCGCCGCGTCCTATACCGAGGCGGTCGAGAAGCTGAAGGCGGGTGAACTCGTCGGGGTGTACCCGGAGGCCACCATCAGCCGCAGCTTCGAGATCAAGGAGTTCAAGTCGGGGGCCGCGCGGATGGCGATCGAGGCCGGCGTGCCCATCGTCCCGCACGTCATCTGGGGCGCACAGCGCATCTGGACCAAGGGCCACCCCAAGCATCTGGGGCGTACCAACACGCCCATCTCGATCGCGGTGGGGGCACCCATCGCGCCGACGCTGCCGGTCTCGGAACTGACCGCGCTGCTGCACGCTCGCATGCAGCATCTGCTGCTGGAGGTGCAGGACGACTATGGCCAGCATCCGGCCGGGGAGTACTGGGTGCCGCATCGGTTGGGTGGATCGGCGCCCACCCTGGCCGAGGCCGCCCAGTGGGATGCCCAGGACGCCGCTGAGCGCAAGGCACAGCGTGCCGCGCGCGAGGCGGAAAAGCAGGCCCAAAAGGATGGGGCACAGAAAGACAGCTAG
- a CDS encoding lysophospholipid acyltransferase family protein: MEPVYRLLEFTANTAVLLTGAKIRYRGLDQVPSRGGSVIAINHTSYVDFLPAGLAAVRAGRRLRFMIKAEMQEVPIMRFLIKHAKAIPVDRSAGHGAYEAAVDSLRGGEIVAVYPEATISRSFELKEFKTGAARMAHEADVPIVPLIVWGAQRIWTKDHPKNLRYSKIPVNVAVGPPLRASPDFAHTTTELHDAMEQLLVQAEQDYPTQPGAYWLPRRLGGTAPTVEEAAVLDSEELAERARKKAQKKTDQGRA, encoded by the coding sequence ATGGAACCGGTTTACCGACTCCTCGAATTCACGGCGAATACGGCGGTCCTCCTGACGGGGGCCAAGATCCGCTATCGAGGGTTGGACCAGGTTCCGTCCCGTGGCGGTTCGGTCATCGCGATCAATCACACGAGCTACGTCGATTTTCTTCCCGCGGGGCTGGCGGCTGTGCGGGCGGGACGACGGTTGCGCTTCATGATCAAGGCGGAGATGCAGGAAGTGCCCATCATGCGCTTTCTCATCAAGCACGCCAAGGCCATTCCGGTAGACCGCAGTGCCGGGCATGGCGCGTACGAAGCCGCGGTGGACAGCCTGCGCGGCGGCGAGATCGTCGCGGTGTACCCGGAGGCGACCATCAGCCGCAGTTTCGAGCTCAAGGAGTTCAAGACCGGTGCCGCGCGCATGGCGCACGAGGCCGATGTGCCGATCGTTCCGCTCATCGTCTGGGGTGCGCAACGTATCTGGACCAAGGATCATCCAAAAAACCTGAGATACAGCAAGATTCCGGTGAACGTCGCGGTGGGACCCCCGCTTCGGGCTTCCCCTGATTTCGCGCATACCACCACCGAATTGCACGATGCGATGGAGCAATTGCTGGTCCAGGCAGAGCAGGACTATCCCACCCAACCGGGTGCATACTGGTTGCCCAGGCGTTTGGGCGGCACTGCCCCCACAGTGGAGGAGGCAGCCGTGCTCGACAGCGAAGAACTGGCCGAACGGGCCCGCAAGAAGGCACAGAAGAAGACGGATCAGGGGCGCGCGTGA
- a CDS encoding Cof-type HAD-IIB family hydrolase, which yields MTRPTLIASDVDGTLIDSAEILSARTRAVITGAVESGATFVLATGRPPRWITPIVDALGFAPISVCANGSVLYDADSDRIISAATLAPSELAVLAEVAQAAIPGVGLAVERVGRSAHDAATPQFVSSPGYEHAWLNPDNTEVSLEDLLSFPAVKLLVRKAGARSSEMAEVLAPLVTEAGAAITYSTDNGLIEVMPTGISKASGIAVVAEQAGVQPGSIIAFGDMPNDVAMLRWAGHGVAMGNAHPEARAAADEVTATNNDDGVAKVLERWWG from the coding sequence GTGACCCGTCCCACGCTTATCGCGTCCGATGTGGACGGGACGTTGATCGATTCCGCCGAGATCCTGTCCGCGCGCACCCGCGCGGTGATCACCGGTGCCGTGGAGTCCGGTGCCACGTTCGTTTTGGCGACCGGACGCCCGCCCCGATGGATCACGCCGATTGTCGACGCTCTCGGTTTCGCGCCGATCTCGGTGTGCGCCAACGGTTCCGTGCTGTACGACGCCGACAGTGATCGGATCATCTCCGCCGCCACCCTCGCGCCATCGGAGTTGGCGGTGCTGGCCGAAGTGGCACAAGCCGCCATTCCTGGTGTGGGACTGGCCGTGGAACGGGTGGGCCGTAGCGCACACGACGCCGCCACCCCGCAGTTCGTCAGCTCACCGGGTTACGAGCACGCGTGGCTGAATCCCGATAACACCGAGGTGTCCCTGGAGGATCTGCTGAGCTTTCCGGCGGTGAAACTGTTGGTGCGCAAGGCCGGAGCGCGCAGTTCGGAGATGGCCGAGGTGCTGGCGCCCCTGGTGACCGAGGCGGGCGCGGCGATCACCTATTCCACCGACAACGGGCTTATCGAGGTGATGCCCACTGGAATCAGCAAGGCCAGCGGGATCGCGGTGGTGGCCGAACAGGCCGGAGTACAGCCGGGATCGATCATCGCCTTCGGCGACATGCCCAATGACGTGGCCATGTTGCGCTGGGCGGGGCACGGGGTGGCGATGGGGAACGCGCACCCGGAGGCGCGTGCTGCTGCCGACGAGGTGACCGCCACCAACAACGACGACGGCGTCGCCAAGGTTCTCGAACGTTGGTGGGGCTGA